One Candidatus Zixiibacteriota bacterium genomic window carries:
- a CDS encoding DUF1768 domain-containing protein yields the protein MDRKREDTIVFTEDHRRYGAFCLGAPYVIRIDDVSWPTDRHYLLGMKYPGVNPLRLRQTASYAEAVKLVQTEGAVERVKWDVVRDDYLERVLRAKFSQHLDLEALLRSTGDHPLVYGNADDSYYGVGASGAGHNMFGRILMRVRGRVDRSVPEPHNAVIEGCEEWVRRNPDDMSGFLRLTIVYLANRMPERASATAYRAIHLDPQDPRARIALAYALVDQHRFGEALEHLRFVNRRGEADEDDLRLLATVYRALGRDVAADVLESRARRLEAEEEDDCDGDDF from the coding sequence ATGGATCGCAAGCGCGAAGACACGATCGTGTTCACCGAGGACCACCGCCGCTACGGCGCGTTTTGCCTTGGTGCCCCCTACGTCATCCGCATCGATGATGTATCGTGGCCGACCGACCGCCACTACCTGCTCGGTATGAAGTACCCCGGCGTGAACCCTCTCCGTCTGCGGCAGACGGCGTCATACGCTGAGGCTGTGAAACTGGTGCAGACGGAGGGCGCTGTCGAGCGGGTGAAATGGGATGTGGTGCGCGACGATTACCTCGAACGGGTTCTCCGGGCGAAGTTCTCGCAGCACCTCGACCTCGAGGCGCTTCTTCGCAGCACGGGCGACCATCCCCTGGTCTACGGAAATGCGGATGATTCGTACTACGGGGTTGGCGCCAGCGGAGCCGGGCACAACATGTTCGGCCGGATCCTTATGCGCGTCCGCGGGCGCGTCGATCGGAGCGTTCCGGAGCCCCACAATGCGGTCATCGAGGGCTGTGAGGAATGGGTGCGTCGAAACCCGGACGATATGAGCGGTTTCCTCAGGCTCACGATCGTTTATCTTGCGAACCGGATGCCCGAGCGCGCGTCGGCGACCGCCTACCGGGCGATTCATCTTGACCCGCAGGATCCTCGGGCGCGGATCGCTCTCGCCTACGCCCTGGTGGACCAGCACCGCTTCGGCGAAGCGCTTGAACACCTGCGGTTCGTCAATCGCCGCGGCGAGGCGGATGAGGATGACCTGCGCCTCCTCGCAACCGTCTACCGCGCCCTGGGGCGTGACGTTGCCGCCGACGTTCTCGAGTCGCGCGCTCGCCGCCTGGAAGCCGAAGAGGAGGACGACTGCGACGGAGACGACTTCTGA
- a CDS encoding carboxypeptidase M32, with amino-acid sequence MTAREAYTRLKARMKEIAVIESTGGVLYWDRKSYMPPKGIAHRSEQLAQLTRLSHDWFTAPEVGDWLAAVEQSDLVRDPASEAAVNVREWRRLRDREEKLPAAFVEQFARTTALAGQVWAEARKKSNFALFEPHLGGIVELVRRKADYYGYTAEKYDALLEGYEPGARTAEVERAFAGLRTDLVELVEKIADAPRRPDIGVLKRPWDVDKQRTFSRMLAAQIGYDFGAGRIDETVHPCCNDLGPLDVRILTRFYAEDLAEGLTGTIHEAGHAFYTQSQRGSEHWGTPMGMTPSLAIHESQSRTWENIVGRSRHFWTYFFPQLRALFPEETRDITLDDFYAAMNYVAPSYIRVEADEATYNLHIMLRFELERAIVEGDLAVKDIPGEWNSRFRQYLGLAVDTDAHGCLQDVHWSDGSFGYFPTYALGNLYAAQFWSRAKADLPGLMEDFAAGQFDRLMTWLSENIHRQGFKVYPNELCRRLTGSDLSHRPLLDYLYAKYEEIYGIRRN; translated from the coding sequence ATGACCGCCCGCGAAGCCTACACCCGGCTCAAAGCCCGCATGAAAGAGATCGCCGTCATTGAATCCACCGGCGGCGTGCTCTACTGGGATCGCAAATCGTACATGCCCCCGAAAGGGATTGCCCATCGCTCGGAACAGCTCGCCCAACTGACGCGGCTCAGCCATGACTGGTTCACCGCCCCGGAGGTCGGGGACTGGCTCGCCGCGGTGGAGCAGTCGGACCTCGTGCGCGATCCGGCATCGGAAGCGGCGGTCAATGTTCGCGAGTGGCGGCGTCTCCGCGATCGGGAGGAGAAACTGCCCGCCGCCTTTGTCGAGCAGTTCGCCCGGACGACGGCGCTGGCCGGCCAGGTGTGGGCGGAGGCGCGGAAAAAGTCGAATTTCGCGCTGTTCGAGCCGCACCTGGGCGGGATTGTCGAACTCGTCCGCCGCAAGGCGGACTACTACGGGTACACCGCCGAGAAATACGACGCGCTGCTGGAGGGCTACGAGCCGGGGGCGAGGACGGCCGAGGTCGAACGGGCGTTCGCCGGTCTTCGCACCGACCTCGTCGAACTGGTGGAGAAAATCGCCGACGCACCCCGGCGGCCGGACATCGGCGTGCTCAAACGCCCCTGGGATGTGGACAAGCAGCGCACTTTCTCCCGCATGCTCGCCGCTCAGATCGGCTACGATTTCGGAGCCGGGCGGATCGACGAAACCGTCCACCCCTGCTGCAACGACCTCGGCCCCCTCGACGTGCGGATCCTCACCCGGTTCTATGCCGAAGACCTCGCCGAAGGGCTCACCGGCACCATCCACGAGGCCGGACACGCTTTCTACACGCAGAGCCAGAGAGGTTCGGAACACTGGGGGACGCCGATGGGCATGACTCCCTCGCTGGCTATCCACGAGTCGCAGTCCCGAACCTGGGAGAACATCGTCGGCCGCTCGCGCCACTTCTGGACGTATTTCTTCCCCCAGCTCAGAGCGCTGTTCCCCGAAGAAACCCGGGATATCACGCTGGACGACTTCTACGCCGCGATGAACTACGTCGCCCCGTCGTACATCCGCGTCGAGGCCGACGAAGCCACCTACAACCTCCACATCATGCTGCGGTTCGAGCTGGAACGCGCGATCGTCGAGGGGGATCTGGCGGTCAAAGACATCCCCGGCGAGTGGAACAGCCGCTTCCGCCAGTACCTCGGCCTCGCTGTCGACACGGACGCCCACGGCTGCCTGCAGGATGTCCACTGGTCGGACGGCTCGTTCGGATATTTCCCGACCTACGCCCTCGGCAATCTCTACGCCGCGCAGTTCTGGTCGCGGGCGAAGGCCGATCTGCCCGGCCTCATGGAGGACTTCGCGGCCGGGCAATTCGACCGGCTCATGACCTGGCTCAGCGAGAACATCCACCGGCAGGGATTCAAGGTGTACCCGAACGAGCTGTGCCGCCGCCTCACCGGGTCGGATCTGTCCCACCGCCCGCTGCTGGATTACCTGTACGCCAAGTACGAGGAGATCTACGGGATCCGGCGGAACTGA